cggatcatgatctccaggtcctgggatcaagccccacatccagctccctgctcagcgggaagcctgcttctccctctcctactaccccgcttatgttccctctctgtctctgtcaaataaattttttaaatcttggaaaaaaaaagaaaaagaaaccccccccccaaaacaaacaaaatcccaaagtGTTGATTTCCTGAGAGAGAGGTGAGAAAACACGAGATGCAGTGTCCTGAATTCTAGAGTTGGTGCTTGCTGGTGAAGGACACCTTCAGCTTAGACCATTCTTCCAACCAAAGCCTGAAGGAAAACTCTAACACTTAATTCTTCGTGGAAAATTACCAATTAGCCACTTTGCAGGttacagaaaaaaggaagatgggGGCATTTTCCTTTTGTCCTGGGATCAGCAGTGCTTCTACTTGACATTGATCAGGGAACGAGAGGCGGCTGTGCCTATGGTCTGAGAAATGGCTTGCTCGGAGCCATCTGCAGGGAGGCACAGGATTACCAGGGGACAGCATAGGACAGATGGCCTACTCTTGGAGCAGCCACCTGAGCAGCAGCAGTCTAAAAAAGCCCCAAATGAAACACCCTTATAGGTTCAGGAAAGACTGAGGTGCTGCCCTTTCTAACATGTGCCAAAAAAATAACATAGAACTCTGATCAGGGCCCCAAGGACTTTGAATTTGGATGGATAGGTGCTGGAAAACGGGAGGGTAAAAGTCAGCTGCTCTTCCCCCCACAGCCTTAGGCCAACACAAACTGCAAATTAGTTAGTAGCACCTTAATGCCTCTGGTGACAGTTACAGCTGATGTGGCAGGGTCAAGCTTGTAGGTGTTAGCATCCCCCTTTTTATATCGGTCCCGAAAAACATAGATGCTTCCGTTACAGCTGGCGATCTTCcagagggatggggcagagcTCCAGGCCTCAGGAAGGCAAAGCCGGGTAAAGCTGTCTAGCAGGGGATTGTAGCACACCAGGGAGTCCCCTTCAGCCACGATGAACACTAGATCCTTATGCACAGCTGCGTGCATGCGACCTGCGAAGGGCAAAACATAGGGCTTCACATGGcatttgtctgtctctgtgtcaaagcACTGGATGAGTCGGGAAGGTTTGGTAAAGAAGTCCAGGTCATTCTCCTCCCCGCCCAGTAAGTAGATGATCCCGTTAAGGTTGGCACCAGCAGCCCCTGACACAGCCACCTCTAGCTGCGTCGTCTCTGTCCAGACGTTATCACCTACCCGGTAATAGATAACTGCATTGGAGAGGGTATCCTGCAGTGTCTTGCCACCCAGTGAATAGATAGCATCTTTCCCAGGCACAGACACCAGGGTGTGCTGGAGCCGGTCCCGGGGCAGAGGCGCACACCACTCCCAGTCCACAGTGGCATTGTTGCACTTCCACATGCGCCGTGGGATGGACCCTCCCACCACGTATAAGTCTCCACCATGCTTACAGGCTGCAGTGATCTGGTGGCACAAGCTGTTTTGGCCACTTACACTGATGGAGTCATCTTCTGCACAGTGTAAGGACACAGCCAACGAGTGGGTACGAGATGACTCTTTGCCGATCAGGTAAATGTGCACATTCTCCCCGATCTCCTATTGGCAAAATTAAAATCATAGATGACATCTATCAGTTCTAGGCTAAGGCTCAGCTGACACCTACCCTTAAGGTTCTGGACCACACACGTGAATCCTGCTCTAACCTACTACCCTCAAGTTACTGTGTGTCATCCTGATGTCCTCCAGTCACTTTCAGACATTTTATGCTGGGGCAGAGAATATGTTGTTTTCATTCCGAGCGGGTGCTTTAGGAAAAAGGTGCTTAGGATAATGCAATAGTGAAAGTAGTTCTCTCAAGGAACTTTGTGGAGCTCAGAGGCTGGTGGTTTCTGGGCTCATGCAGACATCCTCCTCCCCAGTGCTTAACTTTGAGCCAGAGAGGACTCATTCACCAGCTATCAAAGAGGCCAGATTAATAGCTGGAATGCATAGATATTATGGTGTCCCAACCCTACAGAGAAATCTGCCTTACCTTCAAGCTAGTTCTGAGTGACTCCGCAAaagcctctctttcttctttattgaaATTGATCCAGGCTTCTATTGCCTCTGTTGGGTTCTGGGAACATGGAACTCCATCTGTGAGAGTCAAAGGAAAGACACGGTCAATGGCGATCCAATAACCCAAAAGGGAAATTTAGAGCCAGTGTGAATCACTTTGTTGGACTATcactctgtgtgtgcgtgtgtgtgtgtgtgtataagaaaTAAACCTAAATTGCTTACCTCGCTTGCACAGTCaggattgttttttaaagatttatttactgggcacgtgggtggctcagctggttaagcatccgactcttggttttggttcaggtcatgatctcatggtcgtgagactgagccccacatggggatctctgcttagtgcagagtctgcttcagattctttctccttctccctccccttctgctccttcccattTGCACCCTCACATATGCActtgctctttaaaataaataaaatcttctaaaaaaagatttaagagagCATGCAAGagcgcagggggaggggtggtacaaaggaagaggcagagaggatctcaagcagactgactctttgctgagtgcagagccccacatgaggcttgatcttacaacacgaagaccaggacctgagctgaatccgTGAGAACAAAGCTCATCAATcaacccacccaggcactcccagggTCAGGATTGTTAAAGTTGGCTCTTCACTTAAAATGTCTGTTAtgtagatatctttttttttcccctcaaaactttttttttttttaagattttgtttatttatttgacagagagacacagcaagagagggaacacaagcagggggagtgggagacagagaagcaggcttcccgctgagcagggagcctgatgtgggactcaatcccaagaccccagaatcatgacctgggccgaaggcagacacttaatgactgagccacccaggagccccatgtttttgtgttttttttaaagattttatttatttatttgacagacagagatcacaagtaggcagagaggcaggcagaggaaaggaagcaggttccctgctgggcaaagagcccgatgtggggctcgatcccaagactctgggatcatgacctgagccgaaggcagaggctttaacccactgagccacctaggcgcccccccatcttttttaaagatttttatttatttatctgacagaaagaaaaacagacagcgagagcagaaacacaagcaggaggagtgggagagggaaggcaggcttcccgccaggcagggagcccgatgcggggctcaatcccaggatcctaggatcatgacctgagccaaaggcagaggcccaaccatctgagccacccaggtgcccctgttatgtAAATATCTTAAGTCATCATCAATTTACTTAATCAGTCTCATAGGTACAGGGAAAATGCAGGATAGATGAGAACATTTATATACAAAACAGCTCCTCACTACCTTTTGGGGATAAgcactgcttctttttttttttgattcaatACTTGTATATAGCTGACCCTTAAAAAACACGGATGGGTGGGTAcgcttatatgcagatttttttccaataaatgcaGTATAatattgcaaatgtattttctcttccttatgattttccgaataacattttcttttttccagttttattctaAGAACacagtacataatacatacaaCACACAAAATGCATGTTGATTTCTTATGCTACTGATAATGCTTCCGATCAATAATGGGGATTTGTTAAGTTTGAGCGGAGTCaaaattatacatggattttgACCATGCAGAGGTCGCAATCCTTATCCCCACACTGGTCAAGGATTAATTGTGCATCACAAAgtactgcttttcttttccagggtTCTTCCTCTGGAAAGGATTGCCTATGACAGCAGCTAAAAATCTCACCTTGGTCTCTAAAGGATCTAAATTCCTACCAGGAATAATAATGTCAATTAATACCAGAAAGCCTGAAGATTCCTTTCTCCTGAACTAGAATCTCCACTAAAGATCATACCCAACTAGTTGAGTATGATGTGCCCCTCTACCTCAACTTACCCGAGATGATATCAGTGAGTAGGTGGTGGGGCAGGTGGAGAAattcctctgtgctctgcagctGGGCCAGGTGGGCCTTGGCACAGTGTTTGGCAGCAGTGTAGAGCTCAGGATCACTGTGCCTATCTGCCAGCCACATCACCTGAAGGCAGTTCCCCACCTGCACTGTGCGGGCCAAAAACCGAGAACATTCCTCAAAGAGAGATGTCAGTTGATACATGTCTGACACCTCATAAATTTCCTGTAGTTCTTCAGCTCGAAGTTTCACAGTCCCGTGGTAGATATAATCCACCAAGAGCTGGAAAACCGACTCGCTGACATCCTGCAGTACAATCACTCGGTTGTGAGCCTCCTTCAGGTTCGAAGTGAACATGGACCGGAAAAAACAGCTCTGAGCTGAGAGGACCAGTCGGTGGAGCTGAAACTCCCGGCCTTCCACTGAGATGGTGACATCAGCAAAGAGCTCTTCCTCCAGACACAGTTTCATGATGCCCTGAGCCACACGGCCGGAGTGTGACCTATCTTTAAAAGTGTAGTTCACAAAGTAGTTTTCATCCATGGATGCTCCAGGCTCCTCTGGTGATTCCATGGTAGccaacttctctctctgccagctgtcTGCAAAGCAACACCACCCTGAGTAATGGGGAATCCACAGTCTATGAATCCAACTGCTCAATTCCGGGAGGGAGAAGGTAAAAGAGACAGCAAAGTGGGTGGGGATTGGCCTTAGTCCTAATGACATTTTAGCACCTCTCCTCTAACCAAAACTGAGTTCATTCTCCTGCACTGGCACTCCATCCCTaatgaaatcagtaaaatatCCTATTCTTGGTGTTTCCCTAAGAAAACAGAATATTCCTTTCCATGATCTAATAAAAGCCTTGGAATTTAGGCCGACATGTGAAAGCCAGGCGCTGGCGGAAGCTTATGATCTTAAGCCTGGCAAAAAGCCTTACTAACCAAATGACTATTGGGCACAAAACTAGTGACGTTCTGGGCAGCAGAACCCGACAAACAGACCCCCGCTTTCCTGTGGCAAAGGTCCCTCTTCCCCCGCGAATGGAGTTCAGACCTCCCAAAATGAGGCTTGCCCTGGGATATCGATTAGccccacattttctcttttctgcttctctcctgcacTTCCCTGCTCGCCCTAAAGACTCCCTAAGACTCCGTCCCAGAACGCGACGAAGCCCAGTCCTCCCTAGCCCGGGGCATTAGTAGGCCCTTCGCCTTGAGCTGTGTCCCCGCGCCACCTGGAGTCGCCTAGGAAACGGTCGCTAGGGAAACCGTTCATCTCTCCACCGCCCCCGactcccctccacacccccttCCCGGCGCCCGCCGGCCCACGTCAAAAGCTTAGCTccgggagcgggggaggggagtggaatGTGGAACCCAGAACTcccgccccttcccctcctctcacCCGTCGGGTTCTTTAGGGTCCTCGCTTTCTCTCCAGCCTCTGCCACACCAAACTAAGATCACCTTCACCTCACGGTtttcccacctgcctgcctcgGTTTCTcacctgccttctctcctttcattcctAAGCCCGGAAT
This sequence is a window from Mustela nigripes isolate SB6536 unplaced genomic scaffold, MUSNIG.SB6536 HiC_scaffold_148, whole genome shotgun sequence. Protein-coding genes within it:
- the LOC132008518 gene encoding kelch repeat and BTB domain-containing protein 4 isoform X2 codes for the protein MESPEEPGASMDENYFVNYTFKDRSHSGRVAQGIMKLCLEEELFADVTISVEGREFQLHRLVLSAQSCFFRSMFTSNLKEAHNRVIVLQDVSESVFQLLVDYIYHGTVKLRAEELQEIYEVSDMYQLTSLFEECSRFLARTVQVGNCLQVMWLADRHSDPELYTAAKHCAKAHLAQLQSTEEFLHLPHHLLTDIISDGVPCSQNPTEAIEAWINFNKEEREAFAESLRTSLKEIGENVHIYLIGKESSRTHSLAVSLHCAEDDSISVSGQNSLCHQITAACKHGGDLYVVGGSIPRRMWKCNNATVDWEWCAPLPRDRLQHTLVSVPGKDAIYSLGGKTLQDTLSNAVIYYRVGDNVWTETTQLEVAVSGAAGANLNGIIYLLGGEENDLDFFTKPSRLIQCFDTETDKCHVKPYVLPFAGRMHAAVHKDLVFIVAEGDSLVCYNPLLDSFTRLCLPEAWSSAPSLWKIASCNGSIYVFRDRYKKGDANTYKLDPATSAVTVTRGIKVLLTNLQFVLA
- the LOC132008518 gene encoding kelch repeat and BTB domain-containing protein 4 isoform X1 — its product is MKGEKADSWQREKLATMESPEEPGASMDENYFVNYTFKDRSHSGRVAQGIMKLCLEEELFADVTISVEGREFQLHRLVLSAQSCFFRSMFTSNLKEAHNRVIVLQDVSESVFQLLVDYIYHGTVKLRAEELQEIYEVSDMYQLTSLFEECSRFLARTVQVGNCLQVMWLADRHSDPELYTAAKHCAKAHLAQLQSTEEFLHLPHHLLTDIISDGVPCSQNPTEAIEAWINFNKEEREAFAESLRTSLKEIGENVHIYLIGKESSRTHSLAVSLHCAEDDSISVSGQNSLCHQITAACKHGGDLYVVGGSIPRRMWKCNNATVDWEWCAPLPRDRLQHTLVSVPGKDAIYSLGGKTLQDTLSNAVIYYRVGDNVWTETTQLEVAVSGAAGANLNGIIYLLGGEENDLDFFTKPSRLIQCFDTETDKCHVKPYVLPFAGRMHAAVHKDLVFIVAEGDSLVCYNPLLDSFTRLCLPEAWSSAPSLWKIASCNGSIYVFRDRYKKGDANTYKLDPATSAVTVTRGIKVLLTNLQFVLA